In Deltaproteobacteria bacterium, a genomic segment contains:
- a CDS encoding inorganic phosphate transporter, translating into MELVVFLIVVALVFDFINGFHDAANSIATVVSTRVLSPSQAVAWAAFFNFVAAFGFGVHVATTVGKGVVDPAVVDAHVIFGGLMGAIVWDLITWFYGIPSSSSHALIGGFAGAAIAKAGFAAVILSGFTKTAIFIVLSPIIGLVLGVTLVVIVLNLFWQATPGRVDKYFRRLQLVSSAFYSLGHGTNDAQKTMGIIAILLFNAGYLGSTFYVPFWVILLCHAALGLGTLFGGWRIVRTMGMRITKLQPVGGFCAETAGAITLLGTAYAGIPVSTTHTITGAIVGVGAARRLSAVRWGVARTVLWAWVLTIPCSALIAAFAYLLSDRVLSMIF; encoded by the coding sequence ATGGAATTGGTGGTCTTTCTTATCGTCGTCGCGCTGGTCTTCGATTTCATCAACGGCTTTCACGATGCCGCAAACTCGATCGCTACGGTCGTTTCGACCCGCGTGCTTTCGCCTTCTCAGGCAGTGGCCTGGGCGGCTTTCTTCAACTTCGTCGCGGCGTTCGGCTTTGGCGTGCACGTGGCGACGACAGTAGGCAAGGGGGTCGTCGATCCCGCTGTGGTGGATGCGCACGTGATCTTCGGTGGATTGATGGGGGCTATCGTGTGGGACCTAATCACGTGGTTTTATGGCATCCCTTCTAGCTCTTCGCATGCTTTGATTGGCGGCTTCGCCGGGGCCGCCATCGCAAAAGCCGGGTTCGCGGCAGTCATCCTCTCGGGCTTTACCAAGACGGCAATCTTCATTGTCCTCTCGCCGATCATCGGTTTGGTGCTCGGCGTCACGCTCGTCGTCATCGTGTTGAACTTGTTCTGGCAAGCGACACCGGGACGGGTCGATAAATATTTTCGTCGCTTGCAGTTGGTCTCGTCCGCGTTTTACAGCCTCGGGCATGGGACCAATGACGCGCAGAAGACGATGGGCATCATTGCGATTCTCCTCTTCAATGCTGGCTATTTAGGTTCGACGTTCTACGTGCCGTTCTGGGTGATTCTTCTCTGCCACGCCGCGCTTGGGTTGGGCACGCTCTTTGGCGGCTGGCGTATCGTGCGTACGATGGGGATGCGTATTACCAAACTGCAGCCTGTCGGCGGATTCTGTGCTGAAACCGCAGGTGCCATTACTTTGCTGGGGACCGCTTACGCGGGCATCCCGGTCAGCACGACCCACACGATTACCGGTGCGATTGTGGGCGTTGGTGCCGCGCGGCGGCTTTCCGCCGTGCGTTGGGGAGTGGCACGGACGGTCTTATGGGCCTGGGTGCTAACGATCCCCTGTTCGGCACTCATTGCCGCCTTCGCCTATCTGCTGAGCGACCGGGTGTTGTCGATGATTTTTTGA
- a CDS encoding DUF47 domain-containing protein, producing MGLFPKDTNFYDLFERGAAKVYEGVQLLEDLVRDFINVPLKAKRIKDVEHEADLITHETVAKLNKTFVTPIDREDIHGLICSLDNILDHVEAAADKFSLYRVQSVKEDATLLADILSRATKEVRDTIGQLRDMKGSNSILQRCIEINRLENEGDFVYRSAIAKLFERGDDPLEVLKWKEIYESIEDAIDSCEDVANVIEGVVLKNS from the coding sequence ATGGGACTTTTTCCGAAAGACACCAATTTTTACGATCTTTTCGAGCGCGGCGCCGCGAAAGTCTACGAGGGAGTGCAACTCCTCGAAGACCTAGTAAGGGATTTTATCAACGTCCCACTCAAGGCGAAGCGGATCAAAGACGTCGAGCACGAAGCGGATCTGATTACCCATGAAACTGTCGCGAAACTCAACAAGACGTTCGTCACCCCGATCGATCGCGAGGACATTCACGGATTGATCTGTTCGCTCGACAACATCCTCGATCATGTCGAGGCGGCGGCGGACAAATTCTCTCTTTATCGCGTACAAAGCGTGAAAGAGGATGCGACCCTGCTCGCCGATATCCTCTCGCGCGCCACGAAAGAAGTGCGCGATACGATCGGTCAGCTGCGCGATATGAAAGGATCGAACTCCATCCTGCAGCGCTGTATCGAGATCAATCGCTTAGAGAACGAAGGCGACTTCGTGTACCGCTCGGCCATCGCCAAACTCTTCGAACGGGGAGACGATCCACTTGAGGTGTTGAAGTGGAAAGAGATTTACGAATCGATCGAGGACGCCATCGATAGCTGTGAGGATGTCGCGAACGTGATCGAAGGGGTGGTTCTCAAGAACAGCTAG
- a CDS encoding CCA tRNA nucleotidyltransferase — MSADMNPHERHARAIVHTLREHGFVAYLAGGCVRDKLLGHEPKDFDVATSARADDVQRLFDRTVPVGAQFGVVLVLDGEHQVEVATFRSDGVYLDGRHPTNVRFSDPREDALRRDFTINGMFYDPVTEHIIDYVEGRQDLAAGVIRAIGDPHARFSEDRLRLLRAIRLASRLDFTIAGDTFAAIRALAPTIVDIAWERIGDEVVKILTQGKARRAFELLSESGLLRVILPEIETMRGVEQSPDFHPEGDVFVHTLLLLDKLDRPTETLALGALLHDVAKPLCQGQKGERVTFYGHCEQGAELAVEICQRLKRSRSTWERVEYLVKNHLRVLTAPEMRAATLKRLLREEGITELLALARLDALSSSGDLRPYEFCQQKLVELGPEQIAPPRLVTGKDLIALGLPPGPRFKEVLNAVEEAQLEGRLLTREDALAWVRKSVHNENAQQQS; from the coding sequence ATGTCAGCCGATATGAATCCGCACGAACGCCACGCCAGAGCCATCGTCCACACCCTGCGCGAGCACGGCTTCGTCGCCTATCTCGCCGGCGGATGCGTGCGCGATAAGCTGCTCGGTCATGAACCGAAAGATTTCGACGTGGCGACCAGCGCCCGCGCGGACGACGTGCAGCGCTTGTTCGACCGCACGGTTCCGGTGGGCGCACAGTTCGGCGTCGTCCTCGTTCTCGACGGCGAGCACCAGGTCGAGGTGGCCACGTTCCGTTCCGATGGCGTGTATCTCGACGGCCGCCACCCGACGAACGTCCGTTTCAGCGATCCGCGCGAGGACGCTCTACGCCGCGATTTCACCATCAATGGCATGTTCTACGACCCGGTCACCGAGCACATCATCGACTACGTCGAAGGTCGGCAGGATCTTGCCGCAGGCGTCATTCGCGCCATCGGCGATCCGCACGCGCGGTTTTCCGAAGATCGACTGCGCCTGCTGCGAGCTATACGCCTGGCATCGCGACTCGATTTTACTATTGCCGGGGACACTTTTGCCGCGATTCGGGCGCTTGCCCCGACGATTGTCGACATTGCCTGGGAGCGGATCGGCGACGAGGTCGTCAAAATTCTCACGCAGGGAAAGGCGCGGCGCGCGTTCGAGCTGCTATCTGAAAGTGGACTCTTGCGCGTCATCTTGCCGGAAATCGAGACCATGCGCGGAGTAGAGCAGTCTCCGGATTTTCATCCCGAAGGCGATGTGTTCGTTCATACGCTGCTGCTGCTCGACAAACTGGATCGTCCCACGGAAACGCTCGCGCTCGGCGCATTGCTGCACGATGTCGCCAAGCCGCTGTGCCAAGGGCAGAAAGGCGAACGCGTCACTTTTTATGGACACTGCGAACAAGGCGCGGAGCTGGCGGTGGAGATCTGCCAGCGGCTGAAGCGGTCGCGCTCCACGTGGGAGCGCGTCGAGTACCTGGTGAAAAATCATCTGCGTGTCTTGACCGCGCCGGAGATGCGCGCCGCCACGCTCAAGCGTCTACTGCGGGAAGAAGGCATAACGGAGCTGCTCGCATTGGCGCGGCTCGACGCTTTATCTTCCAGCGGCGACCTGCGCCCCTATGAGTTTTGCCAGCAAAAGCTTGTCGAACTCGGTCCCGAGCAGATAGCACCGCCGCGCTTGGTGACCGGCAAAGACCTCATCGCGCTCGGGCTGCCGCCGGGACCGCGCTTCAAAGAAGTGCTCAATGCGGTGGAGGAGGCGCAGCTCGAAGGCCGCCTGCTCACGCGAGAGGATGCCCTGGCTTGGGTACGGAAGTCTGTTCATAATGAGAACGCACAGCAACAATCTTAA
- a CDS encoding AAA family ATPase produces the protein MKFSAVVEQVLELLQRQTRVSYRALKREFELDDDYVEDLKVELIQARKLAIDEDGAVLVWAGEREPENRGTGEPEKIGLASKQDAAERRQLTVMFCDLVGSTALSERLDPEELREVVRAYQETCTGVIRRYDGHIAQHLGDGLLVYFGYPAAHEDDARRAVRTGLEIIAAMHRLSPAPSQREGRGEGSGTGSSPDSPHPSPLPQGARGLQVRIGIHTGLVVIGEIGSGEKREILALGETPNIAARVQGIAEPDSVVMSAATQRLVHGLFACQDLGPQTLKGISTPLAVYRVVAESAAQSRFEAAVSAGLTPLVGREEELGLLQQRWTQANDGAGQVVLLSGEAGIGKSRLVQALKEQVLAEGATRIEFRCSPYHQNSAFYPITEHLQRLLQWTRDETPQAKLSKLQQALTRYRFPQADTLQLFAALLSLPQAAGTLSLTLSPQKQKQKTQEALVAWIVEESERATVYCAWEDLHWADPSTLEVLTLFLEQVPRVRMFAMLTFRPEFTPPWSPRSYLTPLTLSRLGRPHVEAIVERVTGGKSLPVEVVQQIVAKTDGVPLFVEELTKTVMESVGAIHELPLQLGIPATLQDALMARLDRLGLAKEIAQLGATLGREFSYELLHAVSFSAEAALQQGLRQLVEAELLYQRGLLPQATYIFKHALIQDTAYQSLLKSKRQQLHQQIAQVLADRFPETVETQPELVAHHYTEAGLKEQAIPYWQKAGQRAVQRSANAEAISHLTKGLEVLKTLPDTPERTQQELRLQLTLGPPLVAHKGNGSPEVKDTYARALELCRQLGETPQLLPVLFGLRAAYTSQGDYQMARKLAEQGLRLAQSVQGTTSLLLAHMGMGITLYFLGEFVPALDHLEQAFTLYDPQLHSPRVSRTTQDPGVLCLTYLAWSLWLLGYPEQAVKKAPEALALAQELSHTSSLPWAFNLVAKVHLWRREGLEVQEQAEAMLQIANEHELPYWLTEGTMMRGWALAEQGQEEEGITQMRQGLSAWRALGSGVGAAYFLTLPIEAYSRRGQIEEGLNTLAEAFDVVRKTGEGLWEAELYRLKGELTLQQFQVPGSKFQVSTPQAAVEAEECFLKALEVARRQQAKSLELRATVSLARLWQQQGKRAEAHQMLSEIYGWFTEGFDTKDLQEAKALIEELSH, from the coding sequence ATGAAGTTCTCAGCTGTAGTCGAACAGGTGCTGGAATTGCTGCAGCGCCAGACCCGAGTCTCTTATCGGGCGCTCAAGCGAGAGTTTGAGCTTGACGATGATTATGTCGAAGACCTCAAGGTCGAACTGATCCAGGCGAGAAAACTTGCAATCGATGAGGATGGGGCCGTGCTTGTGTGGGCTGGTGAGAGGGAACCGGAGAATCGGGGAACCGGAGAACCGGAGAAAATCGGTCTAGCGTCCAAACAAGATGCAGCCGAACGTCGGCAACTCACTGTGATGTTCTGTGACCTGGTGGGTTCGACCGCGCTCTCTGAGCGACTCGACCCCGAAGAGCTGCGCGAGGTAGTGCGGGCGTATCAAGAGACCTGCACCGGTGTGATCCGCCGATACGACGGACATATCGCGCAACATTTGGGCGATGGCTTGCTCGTCTACTTCGGCTATCCAGCGGCGCATGAAGATGACGCGCGGCGCGCCGTGCGGACGGGGTTGGAGATTATCGCGGCGATGCACCGTCTGTCTCCCGCTCCCTCCCAGCGAGAAGGTCGGGGGGAGGGTAGTGGAACAGGATCATCTCCAGATTCCCCTCACCCTAGCCCTCTCCCCCAAGGGGCGAGGGGATTGCAGGTGCGCATCGGCATCCACACCGGCTTAGTTGTCATTGGCGAAATCGGCAGCGGCGAGAAGCGCGAGATTTTGGCCCTCGGCGAGACACCCAACATTGCCGCCCGCGTCCAGGGCATAGCTGAGCCTGACTCGGTGGTTATGAGCGCAGCGACACAGCGCTTGGTGCACGGCTTGTTTGCGTGTCAGGACCTGGGACCGCAGACCCTCAAAGGTATCTCTACTCCTCTAGCGGTCTATCGAGTCGTTGCGGAGAGTGCAGCGCAGAGCCGCTTTGAGGCGGCGGTCAGTGCTGGCTTGACTCCGTTAGTCGGACGCGAGGAAGAGCTGGGATTATTACAGCAGCGCTGGACGCAAGCCAACGACGGCGCGGGCCAGGTGGTGCTACTCAGCGGTGAGGCTGGCATTGGCAAATCCCGCTTGGTGCAAGCGCTTAAAGAACAAGTGTTGGCCGAGGGTGCCACACGCATTGAGTTTCGCTGTTCCCCCTATCACCAAAACAGTGCCTTCTACCCTATCACTGAGCATCTCCAACGGTTGTTGCAGTGGACGCGAGACGAGACGCCCCAGGCCAAGCTCAGCAAGCTCCAACAGGCGCTCACAAGATATCGGTTTCCGCAGGCTGACACCTTACAGCTCTTCGCCGCATTGCTTTCGTTGCCTCAGGCTGCGGGGACTTTATCGTTGACCTTGAGTCCGCAGAAGCAGAAACAAAAAACCCAAGAAGCGTTGGTGGCGTGGATTGTTGAGGAATCCGAGAGAGCTACTGTGTACTGCGCGTGGGAAGATCTGCACTGGGCTGATCCTTCCACACTCGAAGTGCTCACCCTGTTCTTGGAGCAAGTCCCTAGGGTCCGAATGTTTGCCATGCTGACCTTTCGACCGGAGTTCACGCCGCCGTGGAGTCCACGTTCCTATCTCACTCCGCTCACCCTCAGTCGCTTGGGACGCCCACATGTCGAGGCAATAGTAGAGAGGGTCACTGGCGGTAAGTCTCTCCCTGTGGAGGTAGTGCAACAGATTGTCGCCAAGACGGATGGGGTACCGTTGTTTGTCGAAGAGTTGACCAAGACGGTCATGGAATCCGTAGGGGCAATTCATGAATTGCCCCTACAATTGGGCATTCCTGCTACCTTACAAGATGCCCTGATGGCGCGGCTGGATCGACTCGGGCTAGCGAAAGAGATCGCTCAGCTCGGTGCGACGTTGGGACGAGAATTTTCGTATGAGCTGCTGCACGCCGTCTCCTTCTCAGCCGAGGCGGCGCTCCAACAGGGGCTGCGACAATTAGTCGAGGCCGAGTTGCTGTACCAGCGCGGATTACTCCCACAGGCGACCTACATTTTCAAGCATGCGCTCATTCAGGATACGGCGTATCAATCGTTACTGAAGAGCAAGCGTCAGCAACTGCATCAGCAGATTGCCCAGGTGTTGGCGGACCGGTTTCCCGAGACGGTTGAGACCCAACCTGAACTGGTGGCCCATCACTACACCGAAGCGGGGCTCAAAGAGCAGGCGATTCCCTACTGGCAGAAGGCAGGGCAGCGCGCCGTGCAACGTTCGGCTAATGCCGAGGCGATTAGTCACCTCACCAAAGGGCTGGAGGTGCTCAAGACTTTACCTGACACTCCTGAGCGCACGCAGCAAGAACTCAGGTTACAACTTACCCTGGGTCCGCCACTCGTTGCTCACAAAGGGAATGGGTCTCCAGAAGTGAAAGACACGTATGCCCGAGCACTGGAGTTGTGTCGGCAATTGGGAGAAACACCGCAGCTCCTCCCTGTGCTGTTCGGACTGCGAGCAGCTTATACGTCTCAGGGAGACTACCAAATGGCTCGCAAGCTGGCAGAGCAAGGGCTTCGTCTTGCCCAGAGCGTGCAAGGCACTACGTCTCTCTTGTTGGCTCACATGGGGATGGGGATCACCCTGTACTTTCTAGGAGAGTTTGTTCCAGCCCTCGATCACTTAGAGCAGGCCTTTACGCTCTATGATCCCCAACTCCACAGTCCCCGTGTCTCCCGCACCACTCAGGACCCTGGGGTACTTTGTCTTACCTATCTGGCTTGGAGCTTGTGGCTTCTAGGTTATCCGGAGCAGGCGGTGAAGAAAGCGCCCGAAGCGCTTGCCCTAGCCCAGGAGTTGTCTCACACTTCCAGCTTGCCCTGGGCTTTTAACCTTGTCGCCAAAGTACATCTGTGGCGTCGCGAGGGACTAGAAGTTCAGGAACAAGCCGAGGCAATGCTTCAGATCGCCAACGAACACGAACTGCCGTACTGGTTGACAGAGGGAACCATGATGCGGGGCTGGGCGCTGGCGGAGCAAGGCCAGGAAGAGGAGGGGATTACACAGATGCGCCAAGGACTGAGCGCTTGGCGAGCCCTGGGGTCCGGTGTGGGGGCAGCGTATTTTCTTACCTTGCCGATCGAAGCGTATAGCAGACGAGGACAAATCGAGGAAGGACTCAACACGCTCGCCGAAGCGTTCGATGTCGTTCGCAAAACTGGAGAAGGTCTGTGGGAGGCGGAGCTGTATCGACTCAAGGGCGAGCTGACGCTGCAACAGTTTCAAGTTCCAGGTTCCAAGTTTCAAGTTTCCACCCCCCAAGCGGCGGTGGAGGCCGAAGAATGCTTTCTCAAGGCCCTCGAAGTTGCGAGAAGGCAGCAGGCCAAGTCGCTGGAGCTGAGAGCAACGGTGAGTTTAGCGCGGCTGTGGCAACAGCAAGGCAAGCGAGCCGAAGCTCACCAGATGTTGTCCGAGATCTACGGCTGGTTTACGGAAGGGTTTGACACGAAAGATCTGCAAGAGGCAAAGGCGTTGATTGAAGAATTGAGCCATTGA